A stretch of DNA from Malus sylvestris chromosome 9, drMalSylv7.2, whole genome shotgun sequence:
GTGGCCAAACTAGAAAGATCACATGGAttcaaattaaatgatgattaatCAATTACTCATGGTAGGATGATGCATATGAACGAACAAAATCTTATTATGTTTTAAAGGTTTGTACGTGAAGTGTCAGTGCCTGTTTCTCTTCATTCGCTTGCTCCATCTATTCCCTCACTTAATGGAACAAATTTCTCAGATTGGAGTGAGCAAGTTCAGTTTCACCTTGGTGTTCTGGATCTTGATTTAGCACTCCGAACTGATAAACCTGCTGCTCTTACGAATACAAGCAGCACTGAGGAAAAATCTCTTTATAATGCCTGGGAGAGATCGAACAGATTGAGCATAATGTTTATGCGAATGACTATAGCGAGCAACATAAAGACTGGCCTTCCTCAAGCTGAAACTGCTAAGGAATActtgaaaaatattgaaactCGTTTCAAGACTGCTGACAAGTCTCTTGCTGGGACATTAATGGCTGAGCTTACCACCAAGAAATTTGATGGTATGCGAAGCATGCATGAGCATGTCCTTGAAATGACTAATATAGCAGCAAAGCTAAAGACTCTTGGAATGAATGTAGATGACTCCTTTCTTGTtcaatttattttgaactccttgCCTCCTTAGTATGGGCCATTTCAAATCAACTATAATGCTATTAAGGACAAGTGGAATGTTGATGAATTGGCCACTAAACTTGTTCAAGAGGAGGGAAGGCTTAAGCAGCAAGGAGAGCATTCCGTTCATTTAGTAAGTCAAGGAGCTGAAAGAAAATTTGGAATAAAGCctggaaaaggaaagaaaagaggaCCACCCAAGGTGCATGGACCTGCTGATGCTACTCAGGCTCATGATAAGGAACAGAAAAGTGATTTATGTCGCTTCTGTAGGAAGCTTGGGCATTATCAAAGGAATTGTCAGAAATTCAAAGAATGGTTCGAAAAGAAAGGTGAGCCCTTGGCTTATGTAAGTTTTGAATCATATTTAACTGAAGTTCCTTATAATACTTGGTGGGTTGACTCTGGTGCTACGGCTCATATTTCTAATTCGATGCAGGGATTCCTTACGACCCAAACTTTAAATCCAAATgaaaatttcattttcatgGGGAATCGAGTCAAAGCTCCAGTTGAAGCTGTTGGAACCTTTCGTTTAATTTTGGATACTGGATATTGTTTGGATTTATTTCAGACACTTTATGTTCCTAGTTGTTCCAGAAATTTGGTTTCAGTTTCGAAGCTTGACCGTAATGGATTTTTTATAAAGTTTGGTAATGAATGTTTTAGTTTATATAAGAATACCTCTTTTGTTGGTTCTGGTATTCTAATAGGTGAGCTGTATAATTTAAAGCTCAATAATCGTTTTGCTGAAACACTTTTGACCTTGCATCATAATGTTGGAACTAAGCGTAGCCTAAACAATGAAAATTCTTCATTCTTGTGGCATAAACGACTGGGTCATATATCCAGAGAAAGGTTAGAAAGATTAGTAAAGAATGAGATTCTTCCGAACCTAGATTTTACTGATCTCGGTGTATGTGTGGATTGTATTAAGGGCAAACAAACCAAATACACCAAGAAAGGAGCCACAAGAAGTTCAGAGCTTCTTGAAATAATTCATACAGACATATGTGGACCTTTTGATGCTCCATCTTTTGGTGGAGAAAAATATTTTATCACCTTTATAGACGATTTTTCATGTTACGGCTATATTTATCTATTGAAAGAAAAATCTGAAGCAGTGAATGCTCTTCAGGTATTCATTACTGAAGTTGAGAGACAATTAGATAAAAAGGTGAAGATTGTCAGGTCGGATAGAGGTGGTGAATTTTATGGAAAATATGATGAATCAGGACAATGTCCTGGTTTATTTGCAAAACTCCTTGAAAGGCATGGCATATGTGCCCAATACACTATGCCAGGTACGCCACAGCAGAATGGTGTTGCTAAAAGGCGTAATCGTACTCTTATGGACATGGTTAGGAGTATGTTAAGTAATGCATCTTTGCCTATATCATTGTGGATGTATGCTCTTAGGACTGCTGTATATTTGTTAAACCGGGTTCCTAGTAAGGCAGTTCCCAAAACACCATTTGAACTGTGGACAGGAAGGAAACCTAGTTTAAGGCACCTGCATGTTTGGGGTTGCCCAGCAGAAATAAGAATTTATAATCCGCATGAAAAAAAGTTGGATTTTAGAACGATTAGTGGTTACTTTATTGGTTACCCAGAAAAATCCAAAGGATATAGGTTTTACTGTCCTAATCATAGTACGAGAATTGTTGAAACCGGCAATGCCAGATTCATTGAAAGTGGTGAAATCAGTGGGAGCGAAAAACCTAAAGAATTGGTCATTAATGAAGTTAGGGTGCAGATTCCTACACCTATAATTTCTAAGCAAGTTGTTGTTCCTACACATGTTGAACCGTTAGACAATGTTGAACAACAAATTAATGACCATCCACTCCAAAATGAGATTATCACAAATGAACATGTAGTGGAAGAACCACAAGAAATAGCATTAAGGAGATCTCAAAGAGAACGGAAAAGTGCTATTTCAGATGATTATGTGGTATATCTACAAGAGTCTGACGTTGATATAGGAATAAATAAAGATCCGGTTTCGTTTTCACAAGCCGTTAACTGTATTGATTCTAGTAAATGGTTTGATGCCATGAGTGATGAGTTAAAATCAATGGACAAAAATGAAGTCTGGGATCTCGTTGAATTGCCTAAAGGTTGTAAGAGAGTTGGGTGTAAGTGGGTTTTTAAGACCAAACGCGACTCTAATGGCAATATAGAACGATATAAAGCCAGATTGGTGGCCAAAGGTTTTACTCAGAAAGAAGGCGTTGATTACAAAGAGACTTTCTCACCAGTTTCAAAGAAAGACTCTTTTAGAATCATTATGGCATTAGTAGCTCATTATGATTTAGagttacatcaaatggatgtgaaaacaGCATTCTTGAATGGGAGTTTGGAAGAAGAAGTCTACATGGATCAACCTGAAGGCTTCGCATTAAAGGGAAAGGAACACATGGTCTGTAAACTAAAGAAGTCAATATACGGACTTAAACAAGCTTCACGACAATGGTATCTTAAGTTTGATAATATCATTGTATCCTTCGGTTTTAAAGCAAACATCGCTGATCGATGTACATATCTGAAGGTCAGTGGGAGCAAGTTTATCTTTCTAATtctgtatgttgatgacattttgCTTGCTAGTAGTGATCTTGGTCTATTACATGAGACCAAGCAGTTTCTCTCGGAGaactttgaaatgaaagatatgGGTGAGGCGGCCTATGTGATAGGAATTGAAATATTCCGAGATAGATCACGTGGAGTGTTAGGCTTGTCTCAGAAAGCATATATTGAGAGAGTTCTAGAGAGATTCGGTATGGAAAAATGTTCATCCAGTGTTGCTCCAATTCAGAAAGGGGATAAGTTTAGCCTTATGCAATGCCCACAAAATGAATTGGAGCGTGCACAAATGGAAAGTATTCCTTATGCATCTATTGTAGGAAGTCTGATGTATGCACAAACTTGTACCAGACCAGACATCAGTTTTGCAGTTGGGATGTTAGGCAGATACCAAAGCAACCCAGGAATGGATCATTGGAAAGCTGCAAAGAAAGTGATGCGGTATTTGCAAGGAACGAAAGACTATATGCTCACGTATAGAAAATCTAATAACCTAGAAGTTATTGGTTATTCAGATTCAGATTTTGCTGGATGTATTGATAGCAGAAGATCAACTCTTGGTTACTTGTTTCTCTTAGCTGGAGGAGCAATTTCTTGGAAGAGTACAAAGCAAGATGCTATTGCTATATCCACCATGGAAGCTGAATTTATAGCATGCTTTGAGGCTACAAATCATGGATTATGGTTACGGAATTTTATCTCAAGGCTTGGCGTTATTGATTCCATTGCTAAGCCGTTGAGAATTTTTTGTGACAATGCTGCCGCTGTCTTCTTCTCCAAGAATGACAAGTATTCTAATGGTGTTAAACACATGGATATAAAATACTTGACTCTTAAGGAGGAGGTTCAGAAACAAAGAGTGTCTATTGAGCACATAAGCACAATGCTTATGTTCGCAGATCCCTTAACAAAGGGACTGGGGCCGAAGGTATTTAATGATCATGTTGAAAGAATGGGTCTTGGTCGTAGTCCAtgatgattgtcattttttattttgtttatgagaATTTGTTTAATGACAATATTGTGCTTGACACTCTGAGCTCGATAATTGAACATGTTTCTGGTATTTCCTGTTTTCCATTATATGTATACATTTATGAGATTGGATGAATGATAACAGGAATGTCTCTGACAAAGACATTATCGGACCTATATATGTATTTCTCACTAACAGACTGTTTTAGGTAATTGCTAGTGCTGTGGTGCATGGAAGGGACTATGTAGCTCGTTGATGTACGACCGCCATGACTCACACTAGTGAATTACTTAAGATCAGTAATTATGTTAACCAATTGATAGTAAGGATTATTTCGAACTTTACTGCGCGCTCAATGTTTAATTGTTAAACCTGAAAAGGAACATGTGTCACTATggaccaagtgggagaatgtaagaatatTTTAATATTCTAAAGTGGTCCATATGACACGGTCCATATGATATGTAGGGTTTAACTGATATTATCATTTATAAATAATCCTATTGGTCaaattatgagaaatgtttcCTATCGAATTACTGTGATGGGTGGTAATTGATTATGGGCTTTAAATGGAAACGGGTCCTCTCTCTGCCTCACttatatatattgcatatacCCATCTAATATGCACTTGATAGAAAAACACGATTAGGGTTTTCACGTGCAAATAGAGGCAAGAGAGAGAACACCCTTTTTCCTCCGCCGCTGACAGAATCAGTTTGGGATTTCTTCGCGTTCGTTGTCATGGATCAAGGTACGCTTGATTGTTTAATGTATTTTCCGTAAATTATTTGTATGTGAAAATCATGAAGTTCGATGATCTTGGCTTAATTGTTTTATGATTTACACCGCGTTCTTATAGTTTTGGGATTGACTGAACGAGAAGTGTGTTGCCTGCCCATGTTGTGAAAGCGCGCGCAACTGCGTCCCGGGCCTCAGTTGGGGTGCTTTGATCAAAAGCATAGGTGAGATGGTACTTAGAAGAAGGCCATTTTGGGTTTCCGGTGAAAAAAGAATAATGAGCAACTGTGTGAGGCGAACCATGTCCGCCGTGGTGGTGAGGGTGCCCTTTCTTTCCGGATCTCATGGAGGTTGTACCATTGATAATATCAGCGACACCACATCACGGCATTATCATTTTTTATACTGTTTTAGCATCTAAGGTGCCGGTGGCCTTGTGGTGGTAATTGACTTGGTAGGTTTTGATCGCCGACTCCAAGATGTCGTCGAAGTCATCACTATCGGAATGGCCGTTCAAGTATCCAAATTTTTCAAGGTACTTTTTTAGGTCTTGGATGCCTTGGACCTTGTCACCCTTGTGACACCCCTTGAGATGGTTAAGGAACTCGAACGGCGAAGGTTTCTGGTTGCTGGTTTCTGCCGATGTTGCATGGGAGAGAACAGAAAGAAAGACGAGGACGAGGGTGATTGTGAAGAGGCAAAGAGTACTTTTTGATGCCATTGTGAAAAGGAAAATAGTACTTTTAGATGATGCAAAAGCTTGGTATTTGGAGGGGTATTTATAGGTTTATTGACGAGCAAACATAGATTAATTAATGATAAAACTCCCGTTTTATTAAATTCGAAATTGAGACTGAGCAGCGTCTTCCATAGTAATTAGTATGATCATGACTTTGATTGTAACTAGATAGGTCTTTGACGTTCGAGATGATTGccggaaagaaaaacaaagtgagttttAAAATGTAGACGCATTCATATAAGTTAGGTATTAAACTAATCATTCTGAGAGAGTGATTGGTGGAAGACCAAAGCAAGTTTATGTACAATGCATATTGATCTTGatcatttaaaattaaaaaaaataaataaaacatatcAGCTGGGAGTATAAATACCACAGCGGGTAATAGAGAAAGACCTAAAACCAAACATGTGCCtcaaagtttatttttatttttttgtagtcGATGTTAATGTTCCATATGTATAACAAAAATGAGACATTATATTTTTGTGGTGGCATTTTAAACACATCTAATGCGTCTTTCACTTTCTCAATTGGAGAATAGAGATGATTTAGAGCGCACAAATTAGTCTTTTTAGGGTTCTTGGTAAAGTTAAAACATCGTTTTGGGCACATTGCTTACAAATtcatgtgttttttttctttttgacaaaTCCATGCACTTTGAGGGATATGCTCACAGACCCGTCTTTGACGGGAGCACCTGATTTCGCCGGgtccaaattttttgtttttacttaatAGATACTAGCATTTGcttacacatttttttagaaaatgagaaggagagagggagagagagaccgTGGGGAGgtgggaggtttttgttttcggtttttttttttttataatattgaaggtattttaatatcacatgtaggtgaggtttcaataaaaaaacagtaaaatttggatcTGTGAAAGTACATTATTGCCCAccattttttttgtgatagaagacGAAGTTGTCTTTTCACCatcttttgattgacaaagagattttaattaattagtagagatatgatatttaatatttaataaatgtAGAAATAATGACAaagcaatgtttttttttaaaacacttaaGCTTTTTCCCCCAAGGTTCGTGTTTCAAATCCCGTGTGTGATATtcttttatgaattgtttttaattcaatttttctattttgaaaaaaaaggatCATACCATGTACATTTAAGAGGGGCCGTGCAATTTAAGAACCTGCTTTGccgtctttatttttttttaatcaagacaaactaaaactacccctaacaacaaaaagaaacGTATTTCAAGTGTAATTATATTCTACATAGCAAGTATGAACCCTAGCCTTCACCATCATTCCTCTGCAATTCATTTTATCTCACTTCCTCTCTGTCtgtttctttttcaaatttctaagtATCTTTATACAGGTGAAGGGGTGAATCAAAATATATCATTAGGTTTAGAAGATTGCAACTCAAGGAAAGCATATAGAAGACTATGAATataatcttttttttgttttagtctAGATGTTCATGATAGATGACATGATAATATATTTAAGAATTCAAAAAAGACAACTTACATGGCCTTAGGCAAGCCATTGTTGAGCGTCCGCAGTGAGGGGCTCTATATGAGGCTAGAAAAGTGGTAGATATAACCAATTTTTAAGCTCCAATGAATCTTTGGGGCTTTATAAAAGAATCTCTTCTAATGAGGGACTATATCTTTCGGGCTCTATATGgggctatatatatttatttatgtagtaatttgattaagcgatgatttttttttttttgtgtgttagtttttcttaagttgatttttAGACGtgttatcttaatttttttttatgaacccTTCAACCTAAAAAGTTCAAATTGTGACAAGGTTAGATTTCATCACTTATCAATCGTTTGTTGGATTAGATTCCCTTATCTCAATCTTATCCGTTGAAAGAAGCAAACCCC
This window harbors:
- the LOC126583603 gene encoding uncharacterized protein LOC126583603 is translated as MDQVSVPVSLHSLAPSIPSLNGTNFSDWSEQVQFHLGVLDLDLALRTDKPAALTNTSSTEEKSLYNAWERSNRLSIMFMRMTIASNIKTGLPQAETAKEYLKNIETRFKTADKSLAGTLMAELTTKKFDGMRSMHEHVLEMTNIAAKLKTLGMNVDDSFLVQFILNSLPP